In the Burkholderia multivorans ATCC BAA-247 genome, GAAGATGTTCCAGTGCATCAAGGTGACGATCCTCGCGAGCCTGAACGGCTATGCGCCTGCGATCGCGGTCGAGTTCGGGCGCAAGGTGCTGTTCTCGCCGGAGCGCCCGTCGTTCGCGGAACTCGAAGAGCACGTGCGCCGCGTGAAGGCGAAATGACGCGGAGCGAGCGATGAGCAAGGGCAAGGAACGCGCGATCGTCGTCAAGCGGGTGGCCCCGCAGAAGAAGGGCCATCACGGCGGCGCATGGAAGCTCGCGTATGCGGACTTCATGACGGCGATGATGGCCTTCTTCCTGCTGATGTGGCTGCTGAGCTCGGTCACGCCGGTACAGCTGAAGGGAATCGCCGAATACTTCAACACGCCGCTGAGGGCGGCGCTGTTCGGCAGCGGCGATCGCAGCTCGCAGGACTCGAGCATCATCAACGGCGGCGGGCGCGACCTGTCGAGCGTCGACGCGGGCACGCTGCGCCGCACCGACGGCACGACGCAGCTGGCCGAGCGCGTCGCGAAGCCGACCGACGATACCGCGCAGGCGCGGATGCAGGGCGCGCTCGAGCGGCGTGAGCAGGTGCGGCTGCACGACCTGCAGATCAAGCTGATGGCCGCGATCGAAGCGAACCCGACGCTGCGCCAGTTCAAGCAGCAGATCCGCATCGACTCGACGCTGATGGGGCTGCGCATCGAGATCGTCGATACGCAGAAGCGGCCGATGTTCGCGATGTCGAGCGATCAGGTCGAGCCGTACATGCGCGACATCCTGCGTGAAATCGGCAAGACGCTGAACGACGTGCCGAACCGGATCATCGTGCAGGGCCACACCGATGCGGTGCCGTACGCGGGCGGCGAGGGCGGCTACAGCAACTGGGAGCTGTCCGCCGATCGCGCGAACGCGTCGCGCCGCGAGCTGATCGCGGGCGGCATGGACGAGGCGAAGGTGCTGCGCGTGCTCGGCCTCGCGTCGACGCAGAACCTGAACAAGGCCGATCCGCTGGACCCGGAAAACCGCCGGATCAGCGTGATCGTGCTGAACCGCAAATCCGAAGAGGCGCTGACGCGCGACGACACGACGACCACGACGCTGTCGGCCGACGCCGCGGGCTCGACGCAGCTCGCGCAGCAGCTCGCCGGCGCGCATCCGGCGCCGGTCGCGCCGGTGTCGCCCGTTGCGGCCGCGCCGAAACCCTGATGTTGATTCGATTCGAGACACCCATGAAACGATCTTCACGCGCACGACGTCCGTTGCCGCCCGACAGCGCGGCCCGCCTTGCCGGTGCGGCAGGCCGGAGGCACGCATGATCCGGACCATTCTCGCGATCGACGATTCCGCGACGATGCGCGCGTTGCTGCACGCGACGCTCGCGCAGGCCGGCTACGAGGTGACGGTGGCGGCGGACGGCGAAGCCGGCTTCGACTTCGCGGCGACGACGCCATACGACCTCGTGCTGACCGACCAGAACATGCCGCGCAAGAGCGGGCTCGAGCTGATCGCCGCGCTGCGTCAACTGAGCGCGTATGCGGACACGCCGATCCTCGTGCTGACGACCGAAGGCAGCGATGCGTTCAAGGCGGCGGCGCGCGACGCGGGCGCGACCGGCTGGATCGAAAAGCCGATCGACCCGGGCGTGCTCGTCGAGCTTGTCGCGACGCTGTCCGAGCCGGCCGCCAATTGACATGAACGCGATGAACCCAACCGGTGACCGGGCATGACTCTCGACATCACTCAGTTCTACCAGACATTCTTCGACGAAGCGGACGAGCTGCTCGCGCAGATGGAGCAACTGCTGCTGAACCTCGACGTCGGCTCGCCCGACGCCGAGGATCTCGCTGCGATCTTTCGGGCCGCGCATTCGATCAAGGGCGGCGCGGCGACGTTCGGGTTCTCCGCGCTGACCGACACCACGCACATTCTCGAATCGCTGCTCGACCGCGCGCGCAACCACGAGCTGACGCTGACGAAGGAAATGGTCGACGCTTTCCTCGAGACGAAGGACGTGCTGTCCGACCAGCTTGCCGATTACCGCGCAAGCGCCGAACCCGACGCGGCGGCCGCCGCGGCGATCTGCGCAAAGCTCGAGCGGCTGCAGGCCGATAGCGGCGGCGCGGCGGCATCGGTAGCCGCACCGGCGGCGGTCGCCGTCGCGGCGCCCGCGCCCGCCACGCCGGCCGTTGCGTCCGCAGCGGCGGCCGGCCAGCGCGCGCCCGACCATGTCGTCGAGCAGGCGGTCGCGGCCGCGCATCCGTCCGCGGCCGGCGCACCGGCGCCGCAGGCCGACGCCGCCGCCGACGGCGACGGCCCGCACCTGAAGATCACGCTGACCGGCGTGGACGCGAAGGATCAGGCGCTGCTCGTCGAGGAACTCGGCAATCTCGGCCGGATCGTCGGCCGCACCGAAGTCGGCGACGCGCTGACGCTGTGGCTCGAATCCGACGTGCCGTCCGACGACATCGTCGCGGTGTGCTGCTTCGTGATCGACGAAAGCCAGATCCGGATCGCGCGCGGCGCCGCGCCGGCCGCCACGCAGCCGGCTGCGGCTGCGGCTGCACCGGTCGTCGCCGAGCCGCCGCCTGCCGCGCCGGCAGCGGCGTCCGCGGCAACTGCCGCCGCACCGGCACCGGCGCCTGCCGCATCGACCACATCCGCCGCAGCGGCCGCCGCGCCTGCCGCGCATGCCGAATCGCCCGCGCCGTCCGCGGCCGCGCAGCCGGCCGCCCATCACGACGACAAGCGCGCACGTCCGGCCGCGGCCGCCGCGGCGGGCGCGGAAGGCAGTTCGATCCGCGTCGGCGTCGAGAAGGTCGACCAGCTGATCAACCTCGTCGGCGAACTCGTGATCACGCAGGCGATGCTCGCCGAGACCGCGAGCGCGTTCGATCCGGCGCTGCACGACCGTCTGTTCAACGGGATGGCGCAGCTCGAGCGCAACGCGCGCGATCTGCAGGAAGCGGTGATGTCGATCCGCATGATGCCGATGGACTACGTGTTCAGCCGCTTCCCGCGCCTCGTGCGCGATCTCGCGGGCAAGCTCGGCAAGCAGGTCGAACTGGTTACGTTCGGTCAGGCGACCGAACTCGACAAGAGCCTGATCGAGCGGATCATCGATCCGCTCACGCACCTCGTGCGCAACAGCCTCGACCACGGCATCGAGACGGTCGACAAGCGGATCGCGGCCGGCAAGGATGCGGTCGGCCAGCTCGTGCTGTCGGCCGCGCATCACGGCGGCAACATCGTGATCGAGGTCAGCGACGACGGCGCGGGCCTGAACCGCGAGCGGATCCTCGCGAAGGCCGCGAAGCAGGGCATGCAGATCCCCGAGAACATCAGCGACGACGAAGTCTGGCAGCTGATCTTCGCGCCGGGCTTCTCGACTGCCGAGACGGTGACCGACGTGTCGGGCCGCGGCGTCGGGATGGACGTCGTGAAGCGCAACATCCAGTCGATGGGCGGCCACGTCGAGATCTCGTCGCAGGCCGGGCGCGGCACGACCACGCGGATCGTGCTGCCGCTCACGCTGGCGATCCTCGACGGGATGTCGGTGAAGGTCGGCAGCGAGATCTTCATTCTGCCGCTGAACTTCGTGATGGAGTCGCTGCAGCCGTCGAACGACGACATCTACACGGTCGGCAACGGCGAGCGCGTGGTGCGCGTGCGCGGCGAGTATCTGCCGCTCGTCGCGCTGCACGAGGTGTTCTCGGTCGAGGGCGCGCGCACCGATCCGACGCAGGGGATCGTCACGATCATGGAAACCGAGGGGCGCCGCTTCGCGATGCTGATCGACGAGCTGGTCGGCCAGCAGCAGGTCGTCGTGAAGAACCTCGAGACCAACTACCGCAAGGTGCACGGCATCTCCGCGGCGACCATCCTCGGCGACGGCAGCGTCGCGCTGATCGTCGACGTCGCGGCGCTGAACCGCGAAACCCGTGCGACGCACGGCGCCCGGGCGGGCGCCGAGCTCGCGATGTTCTGACTCTCGCCATCAACCGATTGGGGGCAAACGTGTCTGCTGAAGTCCAAATGATCAATCCGGCCGCGGCGAACGCGGCCAACGCGACGACCGGCCGCCGCGACGCGGAACATGGCGACGCGACGGGCCAGGAATTCCTGGTGTTCACGCTCGGCGACGAGGAATACGGGATCGACATCCTGAAGGTGCAGGAGATCCGCGGCTACGACAGCGTCACGCGGATCGCGAACGCGCCCGATTTCATCAAGGGCGTGATCAACCTGCGCGGCATCATCGTGCCGATCGTCGACATGCGGATCAAGTTCCACCTCGGCCGCGTCGAGTACGACCACCAGACGGTCGTAATCATTCTGAACGTCGCGCATCGCGTCGTCGGGATGGTCGTCGACGGCGTGTCGGACGTGCTCACGCTGTCGGCCGAGCAGATCATGCCGGCGCCCGAATTCGGCGCGACGCTGACCACCGAATATCTGACGGGCCTCGGCACCGTCGACGGCCGGATGCTGATCCTGATGGACATCGAGAAGCTGATGTCGAGCCGGGAAATGGCGCTGATCGAAACGCTCGGCGCATAAGCGCGCGATACGCGCGCACGGAACTTCGGGAGAATCTGCGATGTTGCAAAACTGGTCGATCCGCACGACGCTCACGGCGGTCGGACTCATCCTCGTCTGTCTTGCCGCCGCGATCGGCGGCCTCGGTCTGTTCGCGCTGAATCACGCGAGCCGCTCGCTCGACGAGATCGCGCACGTCGATCTGCCGGCGATCCACGCGCTCGACGATACGTCGTCGTATCTGCTGCGCGCGCGCGTGTCGCTCGACCGCTTCCGCTCGCTGACCGAGGCCGGCAACGCGGCCGAGGCCGCGAAGGTGCTCGATCGTGCGCAGGAGCTGTTCGCGAAGTCGAACCAGAACTGGCAGACGTTCCAGTCGACGCCGAAGCTCGGCGTCGAGCAGGCGCTCGTCGACGAGCTCGCCGCGCGCTACGCGACGATCGTGAAGGAAGGCGTCGAGCCGGAGTTCGCGGCCGCGCGCGCGGGCGACATGGCCGCCTACCACGCGGTCGCCGATACGAAGATCAGCCCCATGTTCGTCGCGTACGACCAGGCCGCCGCGGCCGTGATCGCGTCGCTGCAGCAGCGCGCGAACGACCGCCACGCGTCGACGCAATCGCAGATCTCGCTGATGATCGCGCTGATCGCGGCCGGCATCGCGATCGCGTTCGTCGTCGTGATCGCAATCCGCTTCGCGCTGCGCGGGCTGATCGTCAAGCCGCTCGAGGACGCGATCGCGCATTTCGAACGGATCGCCGGCGGCGATCTCACGCAGCCGGTGCACGTGTTCAGCAAGAACGAGATCGGCCGGCTGTTCGGCGGTATCAAGCGCATGCAGGATGCCGTGACCGCGATGGTGCAGGCCGTGCATCGCGGCACCGAATCGATCGACGTCGGCGCGCGCGAGATCGCGACCGGCAATACGGACCTGTCGCAGCGCACCGAGGAACAGGCCGCGTCGCTGCAGGAAACCGCATCGAGCATGGAGCAGCTGACGGGCACCGTGCGGCAGAACGCGGAGAACGCGCGGCAGGCGAGCCAGCTCGCCGTGAACGCTTCGGACATCGCGACGCAGGGCGGCGAGGTGGTCGGCCAGGTCGTGTCGACGATGCAGGACATCGCGGCGAGCTCGGGCAAGATCGTCGACATCATCGGCACGATCGAAGGGATCGCGTTCCAGACCAACATCCTCGCGCTGAACGCGGCGGTCGAAGCGGCGCGCGCAGGCGAGCAGGGCCGCGGCTTCGCGGTGGTCGCCGGCGAAGTGCGCTCGCTCGCGCAGCGCAGCGCGACGGCCGCGAAGGAGATCAAGCAGCTGATCGGCGATTCGGCCGCGAAGGTCGATAGCGGCTCGGCGCTCGTCGCGCGCGCGGGCTCGACGATGGACGAGATCGTGCAGGCCGTGCGCCGCGTGACGGACATCATGGGCGAAATCAGCGCCGCGTCGGACGAGCAGTCGACCGGCATCGAGCAGGTCAATCGCGCGGTCGGCCAGATGGACGCCGTCACGCAGCAGAACGCGGCGCTCGTCGAGCAGGCGGCCGCTGCGGCCGCGTCGCTCGAGGAGCAGACGCGTCAGATGAAGGCGATCGTGTCGAGCTGGCGCGTCGCGGGCGGCACGGCGCTCGC is a window encoding:
- the motB gene encoding flagellar motor protein MotB, translated to MSKGKERAIVVKRVAPQKKGHHGGAWKLAYADFMTAMMAFFLLMWLLSSVTPVQLKGIAEYFNTPLRAALFGSGDRSSQDSSIINGGGRDLSSVDAGTLRRTDGTTQLAERVAKPTDDTAQARMQGALERREQVRLHDLQIKLMAAIEANPTLRQFKQQIRIDSTLMGLRIEIVDTQKRPMFAMSSDQVEPYMRDILREIGKTLNDVPNRIIVQGHTDAVPYAGGEGGYSNWELSADRANASRRELIAGGMDEAKVLRVLGLASTQNLNKADPLDPENRRISVIVLNRKSEEALTRDDTTTTTLSADAAGSTQLAQQLAGAHPAPVAPVSPVAAAPKP
- a CDS encoding response regulator; its protein translation is MIRTILAIDDSATMRALLHATLAQAGYEVTVAADGEAGFDFAATTPYDLVLTDQNMPRKSGLELIAALRQLSAYADTPILVLTTEGSDAFKAAARDAGATGWIEKPIDPGVLVELVATLSEPAAN
- the cheA gene encoding chemotaxis protein CheA, which encodes MTLDITQFYQTFFDEADELLAQMEQLLLNLDVGSPDAEDLAAIFRAAHSIKGGAATFGFSALTDTTHILESLLDRARNHELTLTKEMVDAFLETKDVLSDQLADYRASAEPDAAAAAAICAKLERLQADSGGAAASVAAPAAVAVAAPAPATPAVASAAAAGQRAPDHVVEQAVAAAHPSAAGAPAPQADAAADGDGPHLKITLTGVDAKDQALLVEELGNLGRIVGRTEVGDALTLWLESDVPSDDIVAVCCFVIDESQIRIARGAAPAATQPAAAAAAPVVAEPPPAAPAAASAATAAAPAPAPAASTTSAAAAAAPAAHAESPAPSAAAQPAAHHDDKRARPAAAAAAGAEGSSIRVGVEKVDQLINLVGELVITQAMLAETASAFDPALHDRLFNGMAQLERNARDLQEAVMSIRMMPMDYVFSRFPRLVRDLAGKLGKQVELVTFGQATELDKSLIERIIDPLTHLVRNSLDHGIETVDKRIAAGKDAVGQLVLSAAHHGGNIVIEVSDDGAGLNRERILAKAAKQGMQIPENISDDEVWQLIFAPGFSTAETVTDVSGRGVGMDVVKRNIQSMGGHVEISSQAGRGTTTRIVLPLTLAILDGMSVKVGSEIFILPLNFVMESLQPSNDDIYTVGNGERVVRVRGEYLPLVALHEVFSVEGARTDPTQGIVTIMETEGRRFAMLIDELVGQQQVVVKNLETNYRKVHGISAATILGDGSVALIVDVAALNRETRATHGARAGAELAMF
- the cheW gene encoding chemotaxis protein CheW produces the protein MINPAAANAANATTGRRDAEHGDATGQEFLVFTLGDEEYGIDILKVQEIRGYDSVTRIANAPDFIKGVINLRGIIVPIVDMRIKFHLGRVEYDHQTVVIILNVAHRVVGMVVDGVSDVLTLSAEQIMPAPEFGATLTTEYLTGLGTVDGRMLILMDIEKLMSSREMALIETLGA
- a CDS encoding methyl-accepting chemotaxis protein, with the protein product MLQNWSIRTTLTAVGLILVCLAAAIGGLGLFALNHASRSLDEIAHVDLPAIHALDDTSSYLLRARVSLDRFRSLTEAGNAAEAAKVLDRAQELFAKSNQNWQTFQSTPKLGVEQALVDELAARYATIVKEGVEPEFAAARAGDMAAYHAVADTKISPMFVAYDQAAAAVIASLQQRANDRHASTQSQISLMIALIAAGIAIAFVVVIAIRFALRGLIVKPLEDAIAHFERIAGGDLTQPVHVFSKNEIGRLFGGIKRMQDAVTAMVQAVHRGTESIDVGAREIATGNTDLSQRTEEQAASLQETASSMEQLTGTVRQNAENARQASQLAVNASDIATQGGEVVGQVVSTMQDIAASSGKIVDIIGTIEGIAFQTNILALNAAVEAARAGEQGRGFAVVAGEVRSLAQRSATAAKEIKQLIGDSAAKVDSGSALVARAGSTMDEIVQAVRRVTDIMGEISAASDEQSTGIEQVNRAVGQMDAVTQQNAALVEQAAAAAASLEEQTRQMKAIVSSWRVAGGTALAPMRTARAVEAAAVPALPAGTPRDDAPVAALPAPGASNASHAASNGSNASNTASQPARRASGSAASSSAARTAADSAARTPAAKDAPAASGYGPRVAKAAAPADKPAAKPALVRPALNGEKPALATAGASDDDWETF